One genomic window of Polaromonas sp. SP1 includes the following:
- a CDS encoding AtzE family amidohydrolase gives MSRAAQCLREDATAMAQAVRSREISAGALVEASLARIAATNPSVNAFTEVTAARARQRAALLDQQLESGLPGLAAQPLLGVPFAVKNLFDIEGLTTLAGSAIERERAPATADALLVQRLEAAGAVLVGALNMDEYAYGFTTENSHVGPARNPHDLTRIAGGSSGGSGAAVAAGQVPLTLGSDTNGSIRVPASLCGVFGLKPTFGRLPRTGSYPFISGLDHLGPFARSVRDMALAYDLMQGPEAAKHRDPGCAQRAAEPVLPLLAEGLSGLRVGVLGGYFEDHAQPEAWAAVQRVAQALNAREKVELPMVEAGRAAAFLITNAEGGALHLDDLRRRAGDFEPLSRDRFLAGALLPAAWIDRAQRVRRLYAQAVARLFEHFDVLLAAATPCAATPIGAEWFELNGKRLPVRPSMGLLTQPFSCIGLPVCAVPVWPEHGLPVGVQVVTAPWREDRALRVAAVLEAAGIARAPLASLTIGGS, from the coding sequence ATGAGCCGCGCCGCCCAGTGCCTGCGCGAAGACGCTACGGCCATGGCCCAGGCGGTGCGCTCGCGCGAGATCAGTGCCGGCGCACTGGTGGAAGCCAGCCTCGCGCGCATTGCCGCGACCAACCCCAGCGTCAACGCGTTTACCGAAGTGACCGCGGCAAGGGCACGCCAACGCGCCGCCCTGCTGGACCAGCAGCTGGAGAGCGGCCTGCCCGGCCTTGCCGCGCAGCCCCTGCTGGGCGTGCCCTTTGCCGTGAAGAACCTGTTCGACATTGAAGGCCTGACCACCCTGGCGGGCTCGGCCATCGAACGCGAGCGGGCGCCGGCCACCGCCGATGCGCTGCTGGTGCAGCGGCTCGAAGCCGCCGGCGCCGTGCTGGTGGGTGCGCTCAACATGGACGAGTACGCCTACGGCTTCACCACCGAGAACAGCCATGTGGGCCCGGCCCGCAATCCGCATGACCTCACGCGCATTGCGGGCGGTTCTTCGGGCGGCTCAGGCGCCGCGGTGGCCGCAGGCCAGGTGCCGCTGACCTTGGGCTCGGACACCAACGGCTCCATCCGCGTGCCGGCCTCGCTGTGCGGGGTCTTCGGGCTCAAGCCCACCTTCGGCCGCTTGCCGCGCACCGGCAGCTACCCGTTTATCTCCGGCCTGGACCACCTGGGCCCGTTTGCGCGTTCTGTGCGCGACATGGCCCTGGCGTATGACCTCATGCAGGGCCCCGAGGCCGCGAAGCACCGCGACCCGGGCTGCGCGCAGCGCGCTGCCGAGCCGGTGTTGCCGCTGCTGGCAGAAGGCCTGTCGGGTTTGCGTGTGGGCGTGCTGGGCGGTTACTTCGAGGACCATGCGCAGCCCGAGGCCTGGGCGGCCGTGCAGCGCGTGGCACAGGCGCTCAATGCGCGCGAAAAAGTTGAGTTGCCGATGGTCGAAGCCGGTCGCGCCGCGGCTTTCCTGATCACCAACGCCGAGGGCGGTGCGCTGCACCTGGACGACCTGCGCCGCCGTGCCGGCGATTTCGAGCCGCTGTCGCGCGACCGCTTCCTGGCCGGCGCCTTGCTGCCCGCCGCGTGGATTGACCGCGCCCAGCGCGTGCGCCGCCTGTATGCCCAGGCTGTCGCCCGCCTGTTCGAACATTTCGATGTGCTGCTGGCCGCCGCCACACCCTGCGCCGCCACGCCGATTGGCGCCGAGTGGTTTGAGCTGAACGGCAAGCGCCTGCCGGTGCGGCCCAGCATGGGTTTGCTGACCCAGCCTTTTTCCTGCATAGGCCTGCCGGTCTGCGCGGTGCCGGTGTGGCCGGAGCACGGCCTGCCCGTCGGCGTGCAGGTGGTCACGGCGCCCTGGCGCGAAGACCGCGCGCTGCGCGTGGCGGCGGTGCTGGAAGCAGCCGGCATCGCCCGCGCGCCGCTGGCTTCGCTGACAATCGGGGGATCATGA
- a CDS encoding LysE/ArgO family amino acid transporter, which yields MNPFAAPAFLTGMVLSLSLIMAIGPQNAHVIRMGLLRQHLWLTVAVCVLTDVALIGLGVMGLAQLGGLSDKLLGAMTGAGALVLLVYGAQAMRRFLQPAPQAADGAPIAAEAIPRRKAIGLALALSWLNPHAWLDTAVVIGTASLAYSQPDNAVFGLGAITGSLLWFTGLGVALWCVGRRLNSPAVWRAMDLLVALMMWGTAFWLIRGLA from the coding sequence ATGAACCCCTTCGCCGCCCCCGCCTTCCTGACCGGCATGGTCCTCAGCCTCTCGCTCATCATGGCCATCGGCCCGCAAAACGCCCATGTGATCCGCATGGGCCTGCTGCGCCAGCATCTCTGGCTGACCGTCGCCGTCTGCGTGCTGACCGATGTGGCGCTGATCGGCCTGGGCGTGATGGGGCTGGCGCAACTGGGCGGTCTGTCAGACAAACTGCTGGGCGCGATGACGGGCGCCGGCGCCCTGGTGCTGCTGGTGTACGGCGCGCAGGCGATGCGGCGCTTCCTGCAGCCGGCGCCGCAAGCGGCCGACGGCGCGCCCATCGCCGCCGAAGCCATCCCGCGCCGCAAGGCCATCGGCCTGGCGCTGGCGCTGTCGTGGCTGAACCCGCACGCCTGGCTGGACACCGCCGTGGTGATCGGCACCGCATCGCTGGCCTACTCACAGCCCGACAACGCCGTGTTCGGCCTGGGCGCCATCACCGGTTCGCTGCTGTGGTTCACCGGCCTGGGCGTGGCGCTGTGGTGTGTGGGCCGCAGGCTCAATTCGCCGGCGGTGTGGCGCGCCATGGATTTGCTGGTGGCGCTGATGATGTGGGGCACCGCCTTCTGGCTGATTCGCGGCTTGGCTTGA
- a CDS encoding DUF2214 family protein, translating to MTLEALLAYAHLLAIFTMIVFLASEAALCRVEWLNAAVVERLGKVDTVYGIAAGAVLVTGLARVFLGSKGAAWYGHNPLLYVKLLMFLAVGLISVKPTLMFVRWRRALRANGALPDAVEIKKARRLVMVQAHILPFIPLVAVFLARGF from the coding sequence ATGACGCTCGAAGCCCTGCTGGCCTATGCCCACCTGCTGGCCATCTTCACCATGATTGTTTTCCTGGCGAGCGAGGCGGCGCTGTGCCGCGTCGAATGGCTGAACGCCGCGGTGGTCGAGCGGCTGGGCAAGGTCGACACGGTTTACGGCATCGCCGCCGGCGCGGTGTTGGTGACCGGGCTGGCGCGCGTTTTTCTGGGCAGCAAGGGCGCGGCCTGGTACGGCCACAACCCGCTGCTTTATGTGAAGCTGTTGATGTTCCTGGCCGTGGGGCTGATCTCCGTCAAACCCACGCTGATGTTTGTGCGCTGGCGGCGTGCGCTGCGCGCGAACGGCGCGCTGCCCGATGCGGTGGAAATCAAAAAAGCGCGCCGGCTGGTGATGGTGCAGGCGCACATCCTGCCGTTTATTCCGCTGGTCGCTGTGTTCCTGGCGCGGGGGTTCTGA
- a CDS encoding ABC transporter substrate-binding protein, which yields MKHVPTPTSAPSGSSGPARRTLLKATAAGTALGLLGMPAILRAQGGPRIRIGYWPIAAGLPFYSAIELGYFKEAGLDVEPLKFAGAQQVMEAVLSGRADGTANGTGSANIAIGEIAQPGTFKIFCSNPSNVKNVLDEVIVPAASPAKVMADLKGKRVGSGPGIQNVTLAKTVLERGGATGATVVELPIGQHVAALAAGQIDGAYTLEPTGTIGRMNGTTRVLEAGVIARYVLGDPMAPWFGGSASLSSDFIKKNPDAAKKFVAAYGKGVAYVRSKSVEARQYLKGYTAIEGPLTGEVPLAAYTMYNEFTPADVAHFQKFFDLFSEKGIFSSRLIVDSMLYKG from the coding sequence ATGAAGCACGTCCCCACACCGACATCCGCCCCTTCCGGTTCATCCGGCCCGGCACGCCGCACGCTGCTCAAGGCCACGGCCGCCGGCACCGCGCTGGGCTTGCTCGGAATGCCTGCCATCCTGCGCGCGCAGGGCGGGCCCAGGATCCGCATCGGCTACTGGCCCATTGCCGCAGGCCTGCCCTTTTACTCGGCCATTGAGCTCGGCTATTTCAAGGAAGCCGGCCTGGACGTGGAGCCGCTCAAGTTCGCCGGCGCGCAGCAAGTGATGGAGGCGGTGCTGTCCGGCCGCGCCGACGGCACCGCCAACGGCACCGGCTCGGCCAACATCGCCATCGGCGAGATCGCGCAGCCCGGTACGTTCAAGATCTTCTGCTCCAACCCGAGCAACGTGAAGAACGTGCTCGACGAAGTGATCGTGCCCGCGGCCAGCCCGGCCAAGGTGATGGCCGACCTCAAGGGCAAACGCGTCGGCTCCGGTCCCGGCATCCAGAACGTGACGCTGGCCAAGACGGTGCTCGAGCGCGGCGGCGCCACCGGCGCCACCGTGGTCGAGTTGCCCATCGGCCAGCATGTGGCCGCGCTCGCCGCCGGCCAGATCGACGGCGCCTACACGCTGGAGCCCACCGGCACCATAGGCCGCATGAACGGCACCACCCGTGTGCTCGAAGCCGGCGTGATTGCGCGCTATGTGCTGGGCGACCCGATGGCGCCGTGGTTCGGTGGCTCGGCTTCGCTCTCGTCTGACTTCATCAAGAAGAACCCGGATGCCGCGAAGAAGTTCGTCGCCGCCTACGGCAAGGGCGTGGCCTATGTGCGCAGCAAGTCCGTCGAAGCGCGCCAGTACCTCAAGGGCTATACCGCCATCGAAGGCCCGCTGACCGGCGAGGTGCCGCTGGCCGCCTACACCATGTACAACGAGTTCACGCCTGCTGATGTCGCGCATTTCCAGAAGTTCTTTGACCTGTTCTCCGAAAAAGGCATCTTCAGCTCGCGCCTCATCGTGGACTCGATGCTCTACAAGGGCTGA
- the argS gene encoding arginine--tRNA ligase yields the protein MLSIKKDLLAALAAGLEELSPGAGDKAAFESPKVAAHGDFACTAAMQLAKPLKLNPRQVAESLRENLLKKPAFERWVAAIEIAGPGFINIRLKPAAKQETVREVLAAGAQFGVQPADPARKMIVEFVSANPTGPLHVGHGRQAALGDAICNLFATQGAKVWREFYYNDAGVQIQTLATSTQARAKGIKPGDAGWPESAYNGDYIADIAADFLAKKTVKSDDREYTASGDVEDIDSIRQFAVAYLRHEQDLDLKAFSVKFDNYYLESSLYSSGRVDATVARLKDAGKTYEQDGALWLKSTDYGDDKDRVMKKSDGTYTYFVPDVAYHLAKWERGFGKAINIQGMDHHGTIARVRAGLQAAGEGIPQGYPDYVLHTMVRVVRNGEEVKISKRAGSYVTLRDLIEWTSADAVRFFLLSRKPDTEYIFDIDLALAKNNENPVYYVQYAHARICSILTTWAGQGGDEASLKSVDLSALDSPQAQALMLLLAKYPDMLTNAADGFAPHDVAFYLRELAASYHSYYDAERILVDDEAVKLARLALVAATAQVLHNGLAVLGVSAPRKM from the coding sequence ATGCTCTCCATCAAAAAAGACCTGCTCGCGGCCCTGGCTGCGGGCCTGGAAGAACTTTCCCCCGGCGCAGGCGACAAAGCCGCGTTCGAATCCCCCAAAGTGGCGGCCCATGGCGATTTCGCCTGTACGGCCGCCATGCAGCTGGCCAAGCCGCTCAAGCTCAACCCGCGCCAGGTGGCCGAAAGCCTGCGCGAAAACCTGCTCAAAAAGCCCGCTTTTGAACGCTGGGTTGCCGCCATCGAGATCGCCGGCCCCGGTTTCATCAACATCCGCCTCAAACCCGCTGCCAAGCAGGAAACCGTGCGCGAGGTGCTGGCCGCCGGCGCGCAGTTCGGCGTGCAGCCGGCCGATCCGGCGCGCAAGATGATCGTGGAGTTCGTCTCGGCCAACCCGACGGGCCCGCTGCATGTGGGCCACGGCCGCCAGGCCGCGCTGGGCGACGCGATCTGCAACCTGTTTGCCACGCAGGGCGCAAAAGTCTGGCGCGAGTTCTATTACAACGACGCCGGCGTGCAGATCCAGACGCTGGCTACCAGCACGCAGGCGCGCGCCAAAGGCATCAAGCCCGGCGACGCCGGCTGGCCCGAATCGGCCTACAACGGCGACTACATCGCCGACATCGCGGCCGACTTCCTGGCCAAAAAGACCGTCAAGTCGGACGACCGCGAATACACCGCCTCGGGCGACGTGGAAGACATCGACTCGATCCGCCAGTTCGCCGTCGCCTACCTGCGCCACGAGCAGGACCTGGACCTCAAGGCCTTCTCCGTCAAGTTCGACAACTACTACCTCGAGTCCAGCCTGTACAGCTCGGGCCGTGTCGACGCCACTGTGGCCAGATTGAAAGACGCCGGCAAGACCTACGAGCAGGATGGCGCGCTGTGGCTGAAGTCAACCGACTACGGCGACGACAAAGACCGCGTGATGAAAAAGAGCGACGGCACGTACACCTACTTTGTGCCTGACGTGGCCTACCACCTGGCCAAATGGGAGCGCGGCTTCGGCAAGGCCATCAACATCCAGGGCATGGACCACCACGGCACCATCGCCCGCGTGCGCGCCGGGCTGCAGGCCGCCGGCGAAGGCATTCCCCAAGGCTACCCCGACTACGTGCTGCACACCATGGTGCGTGTGGTGCGCAACGGCGAAGAGGTCAAGATCTCCAAGCGCGCCGGCAGCTACGTCACCCTGCGCGACCTGATCGAATGGACCAGCGCCGACGCCGTGCGCTTCTTTTTGCTCAGCCGCAAGCCCGACACCGAATACATCTTCGACATCGACCTGGCGCTGGCCAAGAACAACGAAAACCCGGTGTACTACGTGCAGTACGCGCACGCGCGCATCTGCTCCATCCTCACCACCTGGGCCGGCCAGGGCGGCGATGAGGCCAGCCTGAAGTCGGTCGACCTGTCGGCGCTGGACAGCCCGCAGGCCCAGGCGCTGATGCTGCTGCTGGCCAAGTACCCCGACATGCTGACCAACGCGGCTGACGGATTTGCACCACACGACGTGGCTTTTTACCTGCGTGAGCTGGCGGCGAGCTATCACAGCTATTACGATGCCGAGCGCATCCTGGTGGATGACGAAGCCGTCAAACTGGCGCGACTGGCGCTGGTCGCTGCGACCGCACAGGTGCTGCACAATGGCCTGGCGGTGCTGGGCGTGAGCGCTCCGCGCAAGATGTAA
- a CDS encoding LysR family transcriptional regulator: MDKLKQLESFVSVVARGSLTAAAKSEGVAPAIMGRRLDALEERLGVKLLVRTTRRIALTHEGSAFLEDCQRLLADLANAEASVSAGGVKASGHLRITAPAGFGRRHVAPLVTKFREQHSDVTITLNLSDRVVDLAGEGFDCAVRVGDMPDSSLVSVRMADNRRLCVATPRYLKTHGTPQHPSELARFDCLTLSSDASQTRGWAFQVAGELIHLKPGGPLDCSDGQVLHDWCLADCGIAWRSTWEVESEIAAGRLVALLEDFAAPPNGIYAVFPQRKHLPLRVRLWVDFLKHHYSQPEFWRSAAAGKP, encoded by the coding sequence ATGGACAAACTCAAACAGCTCGAATCTTTTGTCTCGGTGGTGGCGCGCGGCAGCCTGACGGCGGCGGCCAAATCCGAAGGTGTGGCGCCCGCCATCATGGGCCGGCGGCTGGACGCGCTGGAAGAACGGCTGGGCGTGAAGCTGCTGGTGCGCACCACGCGGCGCATTGCGCTCACGCATGAAGGCAGCGCTTTTCTGGAAGATTGCCAGCGCCTGCTGGCCGACCTGGCCAACGCCGAAGCCAGCGTCTCGGCCGGCGGCGTGAAGGCCAGCGGGCATCTGCGCATCACCGCGCCGGCAGGCTTTGGCCGCCGCCACGTCGCGCCGCTGGTCACCAAATTCCGCGAGCAACATTCCGACGTGACCATCACGCTGAACCTGAGCGACCGCGTGGTCGACCTGGCGGGCGAGGGTTTTGACTGCGCGGTGCGTGTGGGCGACATGCCGGATTCGTCGCTCGTCAGCGTGCGCATGGCCGACAACCGGCGCCTGTGCGTGGCCACGCCGCGCTACCTCAAAACCCACGGCACGCCGCAGCACCCGAGCGAGCTGGCGCGCTTTGACTGCCTCACGCTCTCGAGCGACGCTTCGCAAACACGCGGCTGGGCTTTCCAGGTGGCCGGCGAGCTGATCCACCTCAAGCCCGGAGGCCCGCTCGATTGCTCGGACGGGCAGGTGTTGCACGACTGGTGCCTGGCCGACTGCGGCATCGCCTGGCGCAGCACCTGGGAGGTTGAATCCGAAATCGCCGCCGGCCGGCTGGTGGCTTTGCTCGAAGACTTTGCCGCGCCGCCCAACGGCATTTACGCCGTGTTCCCGCAGCGCAAACATTTGCCGCTGCGCGTGCGGCTGTGGGTGGACTTTCTCAAGCACCACTACAGCCAGCCGGAGTTCTGGCGCTCGGCGGCGGCCGGCAAGCCCTGA
- a CDS encoding AtzG-like protein, translated as MAPEQIERYVDAAAAALDLPLPPEHRPGVLQYFALAAGFAAQLQAVALSAHDDPAPVFVPIEPASPPAAGAAE; from the coding sequence ATGGCACCTGAACAGATAGAGCGCTATGTCGATGCCGCGGCGGCGGCGCTGGATTTGCCGCTCCCCCCGGAGCACCGGCCCGGCGTGCTGCAGTACTTTGCGCTGGCCGCGGGTTTTGCCGCGCAACTGCAGGCCGTCGCCCTGAGTGCGCATGACGACCCGGCGCCGGTGTTCGTGCCGATTGAGCCTGCCTCACCGCCTGCCGCCGGGGCCGCCGAATGA
- a CDS encoding HTH-type transcriptional regulator ArgP gives MLDARQLEALAAVIEHGSFGDAAKALSLTLAAVSLRIKSLEGALGQRLLVRGKQVRATPAGQALLGHVRQVRLMESDLFTGLHGGGKAERLQSLSVAVNADSLSSWFLPGVAPVLHSHGLLLDVVVDDQDHTHDALKSGDVTGCVTTLAEAMRGCVAEPLGVMRYRCMAAPALVAQWNEPVAGKAGPQRLAHRLLASPAVIFNRKDALQDAFLAQHFKLKGALYPRHFVPAVDAFELALELGMGWGMVPDILLAGRAHRPPLQEVLPGCPVDVRLYWQHWARESVAAQRLTAAVKQAAKEQLLQA, from the coding sequence ATGCTGGACGCCCGACAACTCGAAGCCCTCGCCGCCGTGATCGAACACGGCAGCTTCGGCGACGCCGCCAAAGCGCTGAGCCTGACGCTGGCCGCCGTCTCCCTGCGCATCAAGTCGCTGGAAGGCGCGCTGGGCCAGCGGCTGCTGGTGCGCGGCAAGCAGGTGCGCGCCACGCCGGCCGGCCAGGCGCTGCTGGGCCATGTGCGGCAGGTGCGGCTGATGGAGTCCGACCTGTTCACCGGCCTGCACGGCGGCGGCAAGGCCGAACGCCTGCAAAGCCTGAGCGTGGCGGTCAATGCCGATTCCCTGAGTAGCTGGTTTTTGCCGGGCGTGGCGCCGGTGCTGCACAGCCACGGTTTGTTGCTGGATGTGGTGGTGGACGACCAGGACCACACCCACGACGCCCTCAAAAGCGGTGACGTGACGGGTTGCGTCACCACGCTCGCCGAGGCCATGCGCGGCTGCGTGGCCGAGCCGCTGGGCGTGATGCGCTACCGCTGTATGGCCGCGCCCGCACTCGTCGCGCAATGGAACGAGCCTGTGGCCGGCAAAGCGGGCCCACAGCGCCTGGCCCACCGCCTGCTGGCCAGCCCGGCCGTGATCTTCAACCGCAAGGACGCGCTGCAGGACGCCTTCCTGGCCCAGCATTTCAAGCTCAAAGGTGCGCTGTACCCGCGCCATTTCGTGCCGGCGGTGGACGCGTTTGAACTTGCGCTGGAGCTGGGCATGGGCTGGGGCATGGTGCCCGACATCCTGCTGGCGGGCCGCGCGCACCGCCCGCCGCTGCAGGAAGTGCTGCCGGGCTGCCCCGTCGATGTGCGGCTGTACTGGCAGCACTGGGCGCGGGAATCGGTGGCCGCGCAGCGGCTGACAGCGGCCGTCAAGCAGGCGGCGAAAGAACAGTTGCTGCAGGCTTGA
- a CDS encoding ABC transporter ATP-binding protein, producing MSAVINAPVFADVPVREFQPGPAGTHITIRGLTKYFAGWPLYEDFNLDIPKHKIVSVFGPNGCGKSTLINMIAGLVPIDSGEILFDGKSLKDTKIGYVFQNYREAMFPWMRTIDNIAYPLKLEGRSKAEVDRRMAELVASFDVKFDLNRYPYELSGGQQQTASIMRALANNPEVLFLDEPFSALDFEMTLFIREKLQEVFMQTGTTMLLVSHDLEEAVYLADQVLLLTKRPTRVAEILPYGDARPRTVETLSDASFISTKKLSLEIFQREVRR from the coding sequence ATGTCCGCTGTAATCAACGCCCCCGTTTTCGCCGATGTCCCGGTGCGCGAGTTCCAGCCCGGCCCGGCCGGCACGCACATCACGATTCGCGGCCTGACCAAGTACTTCGCCGGCTGGCCGCTGTATGAGGACTTCAACCTCGACATCCCCAAGCACAAGATCGTCTCGGTGTTCGGCCCCAACGGCTGCGGCAAGTCCACGCTGATCAACATGATCGCCGGGCTGGTGCCTATCGACAGCGGCGAAATTCTGTTCGACGGCAAGTCGCTCAAAGACACCAAGATCGGCTACGTGTTCCAGAACTACCGCGAGGCCATGTTCCCGTGGATGCGCACCATCGACAACATCGCCTACCCGCTCAAGCTCGAAGGCCGATCCAAAGCCGAGGTCGACAGGCGCATGGCCGAGCTGGTCGCGTCGTTCGACGTGAAGTTCGACCTCAACCGCTATCCGTATGAGCTGTCGGGCGGCCAGCAGCAGACCGCCTCCATCATGCGGGCGCTGGCGAACAACCCCGAGGTGCTGTTTTTGGACGAGCCCTTTTCTGCGCTGGACTTCGAGATGACGCTGTTCATCCGCGAAAAGCTGCAGGAGGTGTTCATGCAGACCGGCACCACCATGCTGCTGGTCTCGCACGACCTGGAAGAGGCCGTGTACCTGGCCGACCAGGTGCTGCTGCTGACCAAGCGCCCGACGCGCGTGGCCGAAATCCTGCCTTATGGCGATGCGCGCCCGCGCACGGTCGAGACGCTGTCGGACGCGAGCTTCATCAGCACGAAAAAGCTCAGCCTGGAAATTTTCCAGCGTGAAGTCAGGCGCTGA
- a CDS encoding ABC transporter permease translates to MDTATPATAAPAAKPWAPPASAPAAALQRKPTLDKALPFIGPVVLFIIWDLVVRLGFIKAILLPPPIDAIGALLSGLAGGPLLKDFAVTVWRTVQAFMIAAAVGMPLGVLLGSNEKAYRSVEFLIDFFRSTPSSALIPLFLMIFGVSDINKVAIAAFGALLIVVFNSAYGVINARKQRVMAAKVMGASRWQVFKDVLIWESLQPSFVGLRSAVSMALVIVIVAEMFIGADTGLGNRIINSQQVMNVKDMYASILAAGALGYALNILFLILERRIVHWSGR, encoded by the coding sequence ATGGACACCGCCACCCCTGCAACAGCGGCGCCTGCCGCCAAACCCTGGGCGCCGCCGGCCTCGGCGCCCGCCGCTGCCCTGCAACGCAAGCCCACGCTGGACAAAGCCCTGCCCTTTATCGGCCCGGTGGTGCTCTTCATCATCTGGGACCTGGTGGTGCGCCTGGGCTTCATCAAGGCCATCCTGCTTCCGCCGCCGATTGATGCGATCGGCGCGCTGCTCAGCGGCCTGGCCGGCGGGCCGCTGCTCAAGGACTTCGCCGTCACGGTGTGGCGCACGGTGCAGGCTTTCATGATCGCGGCCGCAGTCGGCATGCCGCTGGGCGTGCTGCTGGGCAGCAACGAGAAGGCCTACCGCAGCGTCGAGTTTCTGATTGATTTTTTCCGCTCCACGCCGTCCTCGGCATTGATCCCGCTGTTCCTGATGATCTTCGGCGTGTCGGACATCAACAAGGTGGCGATTGCGGCCTTCGGTGCGCTGCTGATCGTGGTGTTCAACAGTGCCTACGGCGTGATCAACGCGCGCAAGCAGCGCGTGATGGCGGCCAAGGTCATGGGCGCCTCGCGCTGGCAGGTGTTCAAGGACGTGCTGATCTGGGAAAGCCTGCAGCCGAGTTTTGTCGGCCTGCGTTCGGCGGTGTCGATGGCGCTGGTCATCGTGATCGTTGCCGAGATGTTCATCGGCGCCGACACCGGCCTGGGCAACCGCATCATCAACTCGCAGCAGGTCATGAACGTGAAGGACATGTATGCGTCCATCCTGGCCGCCGGCGCTCTCGGTTATGCCCTAAACATTCTGTTTTTGATTCTCGAACGCCGCATCGTGCATTGGAGTGGAAGATAG
- the hpxZ gene encoding oxalurate catabolism protein HpxZ, which translates to MIHAINLPDVHAEVTAAFARYEDALVNNKVAVLDELFWNSQHTLRYGATENLYGYDAIRAFRAARPSQGLARALSNTVITTYGRDFATANTEFVRTGSDKTGRQSQTWLRTDSGWRVVAAHVSLLA; encoded by the coding sequence ATGATCCACGCCATCAACCTGCCCGACGTGCACGCCGAAGTGACTGCGGCGTTTGCCCGGTACGAAGACGCGCTGGTGAACAACAAGGTGGCGGTGCTCGATGAGCTGTTCTGGAACAGCCAGCACACGCTGCGCTACGGCGCCACCGAGAACCTCTACGGGTACGACGCGATTCGTGCATTTCGCGCGGCCCGGCCTTCCCAAGGGCTGGCGCGCGCCTTGTCGAACACCGTGATCACCACCTATGGCCGCGACTTCGCCACGGCCAACACCGAGTTCGTGCGCACCGGCAGCGACAAGACCGGCCGCCAGAGCCAGACCTGGCTGCGCACCGACAGCGGCTGGCGCGTGGTGGCCGCCCACGTGAGCCTGCTGGCATGA
- a CDS encoding GntR family transcriptional regulator: MSPTPALPAVPAAAGAAFHSRADEAYAELKRDIAEFKLVPGDRFTESEISERLGVSRTPVRQALFRLQQEGFVEVLFRSGWRVLPFDFDKFEQLYDLRMVLETTAVQRLCAGGDAVDTALLDELAAIWLVPLDQRSTDRVQVAQWDEAFHCALVAAAGNAEMARVHRDVTDRIRIIRRLDFIKQPRIDATYEEHAKILTAVRAKRGDQAAMLLRAHIETSQAEVRKITLHQVHLARQGGSESAR, encoded by the coding sequence ATGAGCCCCACGCCCGCATTGCCCGCCGTGCCTGCCGCCGCCGGCGCCGCCTTCCATTCACGCGCCGACGAGGCCTATGCCGAACTCAAGCGCGACATTGCCGAGTTCAAGCTGGTACCGGGCGACCGCTTCACCGAAAGCGAAATCAGCGAGCGCCTGGGTGTGTCGCGCACGCCGGTGCGCCAGGCACTGTTTCGCCTGCAGCAAGAGGGTTTTGTCGAGGTGCTGTTTCGCAGCGGCTGGCGTGTGCTGCCTTTTGATTTCGACAAGTTCGAGCAGCTCTACGATTTGCGCATGGTGCTGGAGACCACCGCCGTGCAGCGCCTGTGCGCCGGCGGTGATGCGGTAGACACCGCGTTGCTGGATGAGCTGGCGGCGATCTGGCTGGTGCCGCTTGATCAGCGCAGCACTGACCGCGTTCAGGTGGCGCAATGGGACGAGGCCTTTCACTGCGCGCTGGTGGCCGCCGCCGGCAATGCCGAGATGGCCCGCGTGCACCGCGACGTCACCGACCGCATCCGCATCATTCGCCGGCTCGACTTCATCAAGCAGCCGCGCATTGACGCCACTTACGAAGAACACGCCAAGATCCTCACGGCCGTTCGCGCCAAGCGCGGCGACCAGGCGGCCATGCTGCTGCGCGCCCATATCGAAACCAGCCAGGCCGAGGTGCGCAAGATCACGCTGCACCAGGTGCACCTGGCGCGCCAGGGCGGGTCCGAGTCGGCTCGTTAA